The window TTACCAGCGTTTCGCCGGCTTCTGCCGGGACAGTGACTGCCCACGACGACGATTCAGAAACTCAGGGCTTATCGGCTGACTCCTTCTATTTAAAAGCCCCGGAAAGAAATTTTCGGGGCTTTTTCTTTGGTCCTAAGCCGGTTCTGCCGGGACAGTGACTGCCCACGACGACGATTCAGAAGCTCAGGGCTTATCGGCTGACTCCACTTATTTAAAAGCCCCTGCAGGCTAACGTTTGCAGGGGCTTTTTCTTTGGTCCTAAGCCGGTTCTGCCGGGACAGTGACTGCCCACGACGACGATTCAGAAACTCAGGGCTTATCAGCTGGCTCCTTTTATTTTAAAGCCCATACAAATGCGAGTTTGTATGGGCTTTTCTTTTTGTGGCAAGCCGGACCCTGTCGGTGTGGGAGCGGATGTTATCCGCGATCGAAGTAGAATAGGCAGCTGGTTAACATCATCCGTTCACCCCGAACAACGAGGAACGCGAAATTTTCAATGTCGATAGTAAAAAGTATATAAATATCACCTGTAAAAACGGTAAGTTTGTTGAAATGTATAAAGGCTCTGTTGGCGAGTTCTCAAATATTATAGATTTACTTGTTAATTAGCA of the Thalassolituus hydrocarboniclasticus genome contains:
- a CDS encoding zinc ribbon domain-containing protein; its protein translation is MTCKNGKFVEMYKGSVGEFSNIIDLLVN